A stretch of the Terriglobia bacterium genome encodes the following:
- a CDS encoding helix-turn-helix transcriptional regulator, producing MKTLVNRQLRAMRVFRGMTQGELGQKIGKSQAWVCQLERGLQIPTDIDVALICRALNVSPDTIFPKPDCGFRSDQQMFIEARA from the coding sequence ATGAAAACATTAGTCAATCGACAACTTCGAGCCATGCGAGTCTTTCGCGGAATGACGCAAGGCGAGCTCGGGCAGAAGATCGGAAAATCGCAAGCATGGGTCTGCCAACTGGAGCGGGGCCTCCAGATACCGACCGATATTGACGTCGCGTTGATTTGTCGCGCGCTCAATGTTTCGCCAGACACAATTTTCCCCAAGCCCGACTGCGGCTTTCGAAGTGACCAGCAAATGTTTATAGAGGCGCGTGCCTGA
- a CDS encoding DUF2158 domain-containing protein, giving the protein MAGHQGGKKFKRGEIVQLVSGGPKMAVDSFEEYRGYHSKWFVGSKLNEGCFDEASLVKFEEKDPALK; this is encoded by the coding sequence ATGGCGGGTCATCAAGGTGGCAAAAAGTTCAAGCGCGGGGAGATAGTGCAACTCGTATCCGGCGGACCCAAAATGGCCGTCGACAGTTTCGAAGAGTACCGCGGCTATCATTCCAAGTGGTTTGTTGGTAGCAAGCTCAACGAAGGATGTTTTGACGAAGCCAGTCTCGTTAAGTTCGAAGAAAAGGACCCGGCCCTCAAATGA